The Gouania willdenowi chromosome 7, fGouWil2.1, whole genome shotgun sequence genome includes a window with the following:
- the LOC114467553 gene encoding retinoic acid receptor responder protein 3-like, translating to MDYDEQLKEIESTAKFGDLIEFSYPIGYSHWALYDEDGYVVHFAVADEGRLMNRFRSTLEGWFPFCGDLLIGQTKIRRVPIREVTVPQGVHVLISNNRHSYVASDPESIRQRIDALLDQDFKYDLFFLNCEHFATFLRYGKAVCNQIPSKLKNEECVKATTVFQNIVKSKESSKLPCDIVF from the exons ATGGACTACGACGAGCAG CTGAAGGAGATTGAGTCCACTGCAAAATTTGGTGACCTGATAGAATTTTCCTACCCCATTGGATACTCACACTGGGCATTGTATGATGAAGATGGATATGTTGTCCATTTTGCTGTTGCAG ATGAAGGCCGGCTAATGAACAGATTTCGCTCCACACTGGAAGGATGGTTCCCTTTTTGTGGTGACTTACTTATTGGGCAAACAAAGATCCGCAGAGTGCCTATCCGTGAGGTGACGGTCCCACAAGGAGTCCACGTGTTGATAAGCAACAACCGCCACAGCTACGTGGCATCAGATCCAGAGTCCATAAGACAACGCATTGACGCACTTCTGGATCAAGACTTCAAATACGATCTTTTCTTTTTGAACTGCGAGCACTTCGCTACTTTTCTGCGCTACGGAAAGGCTGTCTGCAACCAG ATTCCATCCAAACTCAAGAATGAAGAGTGTGTGAAAGCGACTACGGTTTTCCAAAATATTGTGAAGTCCAAAGAATCTTCAAAGTTGCCCTGTGACATCGTTTTCTGA